The following are encoded together in the Deltaproteobacteria bacterium genome:
- a CDS encoding TonB-dependent receptor → MAAVALVGPGRAAADDVTERELLLFDEPQVSAAAKHTQPVREAPAAVTVITKDDIRRFGYRTLAEALRSVRGFYGSSDRNYDYIGVRGFLRPSDYNDRILLLINGHTYKDDIYQTAQVGTEFGIDLEAVERIEVVRGPGSALYGGNALFAVINVVTAGAGDRRGVFPLVEAGSFGRKRGQVTAGHVFDNGLELLASGSVLDLDGQRHLFYPEFADPSTNNGVARDSDADRALNFYASARLHNLSLQGGSNWRDKHIPTGAFGANFNDPDTKSVDERSFADLLYTAALAPELALTTRVFYDRYRYQGTYIYGSGTDRTKNQDLALSHWLGSETRAEWTGLRSARLTVGAEYTYHPGAMQENYDLPGAGRILDDNRAFNTWGVYAQEEFAVLSNLTLVGGLRYDRHYNRVDNISPRAAAIWHPSPATTLKLLYGRAFRPPNLFEQYYAYASTGTISLANAKLEPEQIATYEGVLEQELWGRVRGVLAVYHYTVKDLIDQVQVPSTDPDTVVIQYQNVSAARATGAEFELRVPLPLGVMGRASYSLQETRAAGGRLLSNSPKHLGNAGVAFPLPAGLSGAADINVVGPRDTLQGQRLEPAVVANAHVSYATPIPRLGLTADCYNLFDNIYADPGGVEHVQDRIPQDGFSFRVQLHYGF, encoded by the coding sequence ATGGCCGCGGTCGCCCTGGTCGGGCCGGGCCGGGCCGCCGCTGACGACGTGACCGAGCGTGAGCTGCTGCTCTTCGACGAGCCGCAGGTCAGCGCTGCGGCCAAGCACACCCAGCCCGTGCGCGAGGCCCCGGCGGCGGTCACGGTTATTACCAAGGACGACATCCGGCGCTTCGGTTATCGCACGCTCGCCGAGGCGCTGCGTTCGGTGCGCGGATTTTACGGCAGTTCCGACCGCAACTACGACTACATCGGCGTGCGCGGTTTCTTGCGGCCGAGCGATTACAACGATCGTATTCTGCTCTTGATCAACGGCCACACCTACAAGGATGACATCTACCAAACGGCGCAGGTCGGCACCGAGTTCGGCATCGATCTCGAAGCGGTGGAGCGCATCGAGGTTGTGCGCGGGCCGGGCTCGGCACTCTATGGCGGCAACGCGCTGTTTGCCGTCATCAACGTGGTGACAGCCGGCGCAGGCGATCGCCGCGGTGTGTTTCCGCTGGTCGAGGCCGGCAGCTTTGGGCGCAAGCGCGGCCAAGTGACGGCCGGGCACGTGTTCGACAACGGTCTCGAGCTACTGGCCAGCGGCTCGGTGCTCGACCTCGACGGGCAGCGCCACCTTTTCTACCCCGAGTTCGCTGACCCCAGCACCAATAACGGCGTGGCCAGAGACAGCGACGCCGATCGCGCGCTTAACTTCTACGCCAGTGCCCGCCTCCACAACCTCTCCCTACAGGGCGGCAGCAACTGGCGCGACAAGCACATCCCCACCGGCGCCTTCGGCGCCAACTTCAACGACCCGGACACCAAGAGCGTCGACGAGCGCTCGTTTGCCGATTTGCTCTACACCGCCGCGCTGGCGCCCGAACTCGCGCTCACCACGCGGGTCTTCTACGACCGCTATCGCTACCAGGGCACTTACATTTACGGCTCCGGCACCGATCGGACCAAGAACCAGGATCTGGCCCTGAGTCACTGGCTCGGCAGCGAAACTCGCGCCGAATGGACCGGGCTGCGCTCGGCTCGGCTCACCGTCGGCGCCGAGTACACCTACCACCCCGGCGCGATGCAGGAGAACTACGACCTTCCCGGCGCCGGCCGTATTCTTGACGACAACCGCGCCTTCAACACCTGGGGCGTGTACGCGCAGGAAGAGTTCGCCGTGCTCTCGAATCTCACCCTGGTGGGCGGCTTGCGCTACGATCGCCACTACAACCGCGTCGATAACATCAGCCCGCGCGCCGCCGCGATCTGGCATCCCAGCCCCGCCACCACGCTTAAACTGCTTTACGGCCGCGCCTTCCGTCCGCCCAACTTGTTCGAGCAGTACTACGCCTACGCCAGCACCGGCACCATCAGCCTCGCCAACGCCAAGTTGGAGCCCGAGCAGATTGCGACCTATGAGGGCGTGCTCGAGCAGGAGCTGTGGGGGCGCGTGCGCGGCGTGCTCGCCGTGTATCATTACACCGTCAAGGATCTCATCGACCAAGTTCAGGTTCCCAGCACCGATCCGGATACGGTGGTGATCCAGTACCAGAACGTCAGTGCGGCCCGGGCCACCGGGGCGGAGTTCGAGCTGCGAGTACCGTTGCCGCTCGGGGTGATGGGCCGCGCCAGCTACAGCCTCCAGGAGACCCGCGCCGCCGGCGGCCGGCTGCTGAGCAATTCTCCCAAACACCTCGGCAATGCCGGCGTTGCTTTTCCCTTACCGGCGGGATTGTCGGGCGCCGCCGACATCAACGTGGTCGGGCCCCGGGACACGCTGCAAGGGCAGCGACTCGAGCCCGCCGTGGTGGCCAACGCGCATGTGAGCTATGCCACGCCGATTCCGCGGCTGGGCCTGACAGCCGACTGTTATAACCTGTTCGACAACATCTACGCCGATCCCGGCGGGGTCGAGCATGTGCAGGACCGCATTCCGCAAGACGGCTTCAGCTTCCGCGTGCAGCTGCACTATGGCTTCTGA
- a CDS encoding amidohydrolase translates to MKAIDVHAHISTREGTVSMLKYQKGIMQYYMKMEVSDDQAMSFAKTDEQMAQDFIDADVRGILVGWDAEANTGHPRVSNDYLADVVNRFPQAFIGAFACVDPWKGEMALQEIEHCIRDLGMMGVKFQQAAQAFYPNEPRFRPMWDLCASLGAVVQFHTGTTGLGAGLPGGMGIHLKYTRGIPYIDDVAADFPRLQIICCHPSWPWQEDTIAVVLHKGNVNIELSGWSPKYFTDSLKREIRGRLQDRVMFGSDYPLIPHARLFQDYEQEGYPPAILEKVYYKNAQRILGLS, encoded by the coding sequence ATGAAAGCCATCGACGTTCATGCCCACATCTCGACCCGCGAAGGCACGGTCAGCATGCTCAAGTACCAGAAGGGCATCATGCAATATTACATGAAGATGGAGGTCTCCGACGACCAGGCGATGAGTTTCGCCAAGACCGACGAGCAGATGGCTCAGGACTTCATCGACGCCGACGTGAGGGGCATCCTGGTCGGCTGGGACGCCGAGGCCAACACCGGCCACCCGCGCGTCAGCAACGACTACCTCGCCGATGTCGTCAACCGGTTCCCGCAAGCCTTCATCGGCGCCTTTGCCTGCGTCGACCCGTGGAAGGGGGAGATGGCGCTGCAAGAAATCGAGCACTGCATCCGCGACCTCGGCATGATGGGCGTGAAGTTCCAGCAAGCCGCGCAGGCGTTCTATCCCAACGAACCCCGCTTCCGTCCGATGTGGGACCTGTGCGCTTCGCTGGGCGCGGTGGTCCAGTTCCACACCGGCACCACCGGCCTCGGCGCCGGCTTACCCGGCGGCATGGGCATTCATCTGAAGTACACGCGGGGGATCCCGTACATCGACGACGTCGCCGCCGACTTTCCAAGACTGCAGATCATCTGCTGTCACCCGTCGTGGCCCTGGCAGGAAGACACGATCGCCGTCGTGCTGCACAAGGGCAACGTCAACATCGAGCTGTCCGGCTGGTCTCCGAAATACTTCACCGACTCGCTCAAGCGCGAGATCCGCGGCCGGCTCCAGGACCGTGTGATGTTCGGCTCCGACTATCCGCTCATCCCGCACGCACGGCTGTTCCAGGACTACGAACAGGAAGGCTACCCGCCCGCGATTCTGGAGAAGGTCTACTACAAGAACGCCCAGCGGATTCTGGGGCTGAGCTGA